In the Natrinema amylolyticum genome, one interval contains:
- a CDS encoding GcvT family protein, whose product MSTGTTLPDDAGTVIVGAGCVGCSAAYHLTRLGREDVVVVDQGPLFETGGSTSHAPGLVFQTGGNKLMTRMASYTRELYEDLESFRTSGGIEVAYTDDRWDYLKRKRERGQAYGIENGELLSPAAVADRVPQVDESVIRGGYYVPTDGKAHAVDASATMAESARAAGAEFYGETTVTDLEVAGGEIRAVVTDRGRIEADEVLLATNIWGPLFGDMVDVDIPLIPCAHQYLVSDDLPELAGASREIEQPLLRHQDRSLYFRQHGERYGVGSYNHEPLLVDPADIYGPEKLEDLGLEYPSLREFTAEHFYENTHPDHEQTAYDAACELVPSLRDAEFESGINGMFCFTPDGMPILGPTEEIDGLWWALAIWVTQSGGAGSIVAHWMEDGVPRLDGERVDATGAHISRFQPHAGSREYTRGRGAQQYQEVYQLIHPREQPQGQRGLRRSPFYRRQQELGAEFYDSGGWETPQWYETNEPLLEEYDVPDRPDWLGRNWSKAQGVEHQAVRDRVGMVDMTTYTGIEVTGDGATALLQGLLTNDIDVSPGRIRYAAMCNEDGGILADVTVARFADDRYVVFTGGGNSATLHSRWIREHAPDDGSVSITTHDSSMCGIGVFGPEARNVLSSLVEADLSNDAFPFYTAQESYLESVPVTMLRLSYAGELGWELYAPMEYGAQLWERIEDAGEEYGIVPMGWKALDSTSMEKGFRLWGTDVTPEYNPYEAGIGFAVDLETEFVGKEALLEARDGGVDRKIAPITLDEPGAVVDTGHPVLDPDSGEVLGDVARADYGYTIDAGIAYAYLPAADAEAGRDVEIGYENERHPATVRDEPLFDPEREKMIR is encoded by the coding sequence ATGAGTACAGGGACCACACTTCCCGACGACGCGGGAACCGTCATCGTCGGCGCCGGCTGCGTCGGCTGTAGCGCCGCCTACCACCTCACCCGTCTCGGCCGCGAGGACGTGGTGGTCGTCGATCAGGGGCCGCTGTTCGAGACCGGCGGCTCCACCTCCCACGCCCCCGGACTGGTCTTCCAAACGGGCGGCAACAAGCTGATGACCCGGATGGCGTCGTACACGCGCGAACTGTACGAGGACCTCGAGAGCTTCCGGACGTCCGGCGGCATCGAGGTCGCGTACACCGATGACCGCTGGGACTACCTGAAGAGAAAGCGCGAACGGGGCCAGGCTTACGGCATCGAGAACGGAGAACTCCTCTCTCCCGCCGCGGTCGCCGACCGCGTCCCGCAGGTCGACGAGTCGGTCATCCGCGGCGGCTACTACGTGCCGACGGACGGCAAGGCCCACGCCGTCGACGCCTCGGCGACGATGGCCGAGTCGGCTCGAGCCGCAGGTGCCGAGTTCTACGGCGAGACGACGGTGACCGATCTCGAGGTCGCAGGCGGCGAAATTCGGGCGGTCGTTACCGACCGCGGGCGCATCGAGGCCGACGAGGTACTCCTCGCGACGAACATCTGGGGCCCGCTGTTCGGCGACATGGTCGACGTCGATATCCCGCTGATCCCCTGTGCCCACCAGTACCTCGTCTCCGACGACCTGCCGGAACTCGCGGGCGCGAGCCGCGAGATCGAGCAGCCGCTGCTCCGCCACCAAGATCGGTCGCTGTACTTCCGCCAGCACGGCGAGCGCTACGGCGTCGGCTCGTACAACCACGAACCGCTGCTAGTCGATCCCGCGGACATTTACGGCCCGGAGAAACTCGAGGATCTGGGCCTCGAGTACCCCTCGCTGCGGGAGTTCACCGCAGAACACTTCTACGAGAACACTCACCCGGATCACGAACAGACGGCCTACGACGCGGCCTGCGAACTCGTTCCCTCGCTGCGGGACGCCGAGTTCGAGTCCGGGATCAACGGGATGTTCTGTTTCACCCCCGACGGGATGCCGATCCTCGGACCGACGGAAGAAATCGACGGGCTCTGGTGGGCGCTCGCGATCTGGGTCACCCAGTCGGGCGGTGCTGGGAGCATCGTCGCCCACTGGATGGAAGACGGCGTCCCCCGCCTTGACGGGGAGCGCGTCGACGCCACGGGTGCGCACATCTCGCGGTTCCAACCCCACGCCGGTTCGCGGGAGTACACGCGAGGCCGCGGCGCACAGCAGTACCAGGAGGTCTACCAGCTGATCCACCCGCGCGAACAGCCCCAGGGCCAGCGCGGGCTCCGCCGAAGTCCGTTCTACCGACGCCAGCAGGAACTCGGCGCTGAGTTCTACGACTCGGGCGGCTGGGAGACGCCGCAGTGGTACGAGACGAACGAGCCCCTGCTCGAGGAGTACGACGTTCCGGACAGGCCCGACTGGCTCGGCCGCAACTGGTCGAAAGCACAGGGCGTCGAGCACCAGGCGGTCCGCGACCGCGTCGGGATGGTCGACATGACCACCTACACCGGGATCGAGGTGACCGGTGACGGCGCGACGGCCCTCCTCCAGGGGCTTCTGACGAACGATATCGACGTCTCGCCGGGCCGGATCCGATACGCGGCGATGTGCAACGAGGACGGCGGGATCCTCGCGGACGTGACGGTCGCTCGGTTCGCGGACGACCGGTACGTGGTGTTCACCGGCGGCGGCAACTCCGCGACGCTACACTCTCGGTGGATCCGCGAGCACGCGCCCGACGACGGCTCCGTGTCGATAACGACCCACGACTCGAGCATGTGCGGGATCGGCGTCTTCGGCCCCGAGGCACGGAACGTCCTGTCGTCGCTCGTCGAGGCGGACCTCTCGAACGACGCGTTCCCGTTCTACACCGCCCAGGAGAGCTACCTCGAGAGCGTTCCGGTCACGATGCTCCGGCTCTCCTACGCCGGCGAGCTGGGCTGGGAACTGTACGCGCCGATGGAGTACGGTGCGCAGCTCTGGGAGCGAATCGAGGACGCTGGCGAGGAGTACGGTATCGTTCCGATGGGCTGGAAAGCCCTCGATTCGACGAGCATGGAGAAGGGGTTCCGGCTGTGGGGAACCGACGTCACTCCCGAGTACAACCCATACGAGGCGGGAATCGGCTTCGCGGTCGACCTCGAGACGGAGTTCGTCGGGAAGGAGGCGCTTCTCGAGGCTCGCGACGGCGGGGTCGACCGAAAGATCGCTCCGATCACGCTCGACGAACCCGGCGCGGTCGTCGACACCGGGCATCCGGTGCTCGATCCCGACAGCGGCGAGGTGCTCGGTGACGTCGCCCGCGCGGACTACGGCTACACGATCGACGCGGGGATCGCGTACGCCTATCTGCCGGCGGCCGACGCCGAGGCGGGCCGCGACGTCGAGATCGGCTACGAGAACGAACGCCACCCCGCGACGGTTCGGGACGAACCGCTGTTCGATCCCGAGCGCGAGAAGATGATTCGGTGA
- a CDS encoding EamA family transporter — translation MGLPEIDSAVFFGSITMVTWGIWVVLGNAASESIDPRTAAAISYLVAGPLALGFIIASDASLAITVRGGLLAGTAGLFTGIGLISMYVGLSGGSTTIVSTLGAMYFVIAAIIGMVVLGDEVTITRLVGIAFAVIGVVLVTR, via the coding sequence ATGGGTCTCCCCGAGATTGATTCGGCTGTGTTCTTTGGGTCGATTACGATGGTAACGTGGGGAATCTGGGTCGTCTTGGGCAACGCTGCGTCGGAGTCGATCGACCCGAGGACGGCCGCTGCGATCTCCTATCTTGTTGCGGGACCCCTCGCACTCGGATTCATAATCGCTTCGGACGCATCGCTTGCTATTACTGTGAGAGGCGGACTGCTCGCTGGTACGGCCGGATTGTTCACCGGAATAGGGCTGATTTCGATGTACGTCGGCCTCTCCGGCGGGTCGACGACGATCGTCTCTACGCTCGGTGCGATGTACTTCGTTATCGCGGCCATCATCGGTATGGTCGTCCTTGGAGACGAAGTTACGATAACGAGACTCGTCGGGATAGCCTTCGCAGTTATCGGGGTCGTCTTGGTTACCCGATAG
- the solA gene encoding N-methyl-L-tryptophan oxidase yields MPPTGDRYDVVVIGVGGMGSATAFHLADRGLDVLGLERYDVPHTMGSSHGITRIIRRAYYEHPSYIPLIERAYELWDDLADETGREVIHRTGSIDAGPEDNIVFEGSLRSCEEHDIPHEVLTSEEVTDRFPGYDLPEGYRALYQPDGGFVVPEQAIVGHVEMAQAAGAEVRARERVLEWEPTPDGGVRVETDRGTYAAENMVLAAGAWNHKFADALEGLAVPERQVLGWFQPERPSTFEPENFPVWNLKVPEGRFYGLPIYDVPGFKIGKYHHRDEQVDPDDYDTEPGLEDERLLREVTANYFPEAAGPTMRLATCMFTNSPDEHFILDTLPDHPQVAVGAGFSGHGFKFASVIGEILADLAVDGATDHPIDMFGLDRFDDA; encoded by the coding sequence ATGCCTCCGACAGGAGACCGATACGACGTCGTCGTGATCGGCGTCGGCGGGATGGGCAGCGCGACGGCCTTCCACCTCGCCGACCGCGGTCTCGACGTGCTGGGACTCGAGCGCTACGACGTGCCTCACACGATGGGGTCGTCACACGGCATCACGCGGATTATCCGTCGCGCGTACTACGAACATCCCTCCTACATCCCGCTCATCGAACGGGCCTACGAACTCTGGGACGACCTCGCGGACGAGACCGGTCGCGAGGTGATCCACCGGACGGGGTCGATCGATGCCGGCCCGGAGGACAACATCGTTTTCGAGGGGTCGCTGCGCTCCTGCGAGGAACACGACATTCCCCACGAGGTGCTCACGAGCGAGGAGGTCACCGACCGGTTCCCCGGCTACGATCTTCCGGAGGGGTACAGAGCCCTGTACCAGCCCGACGGCGGGTTCGTCGTCCCCGAACAGGCGATCGTCGGTCACGTCGAGATGGCGCAGGCGGCGGGCGCCGAGGTCCGCGCCCGCGAACGGGTCCTCGAGTGGGAGCCGACGCCCGACGGTGGCGTCCGCGTCGAAACCGACCGCGGAACGTACGCCGCCGAGAACATGGTGCTCGCCGCCGGTGCCTGGAACCACAAGTTCGCCGACGCGCTCGAGGGGCTCGCGGTTCCCGAACGACAGGTGCTCGGCTGGTTCCAGCCCGAGCGACCGTCGACGTTCGAACCCGAGAACTTCCCGGTCTGGAACCTCAAAGTTCCCGAGGGCCGTTTTTACGGCCTCCCGATCTATGACGTGCCGGGGTTCAAGATCGGCAAGTACCACCACCGCGACGAGCAGGTCGATCCGGACGACTACGACACCGAACCCGGACTCGAGGACGAGCGCCTGCTCCGGGAGGTCACGGCGAACTACTTCCCCGAAGCGGCCGGCCCGACGATGCGGCTCGCGACCTGCATGTTCACGAACTCCCCCGACGAGCACTTCATTCTCGATACGCTTCCCGATCATCCGCAGGTGGCCGTCGGGGCGGGCTTCTCGGGCCACGGCTTCAAGTTCGCCAGCGTCATCGGCGAGATTCTCGCCGATCTCGCGGTCGACGGCGCAACCGATCATCCGATCGATATGTTCGGCCTCGATCGGTTCGATGACGCGTAG
- a CDS encoding aromatic ring-hydroxylating oxygenase subunit alpha encodes MTRWNNGRDEVEPVSPDITDETNALPARYFTDPDVHEMEKENVFGRYWVYAGHANCIPEPGDHFTRTIGDREIIVVRTHDGDIEAFYNVCAHRGSAMVEETPMTDPGNASRIQCPYHLWTYDLEGELASTPKSFEDARLNPDLADEDVSPVDPDENALMSVHTDRIGPFVFVNFDEEPMSLAEQAGTMKTELESLPLEEYHLARRIVSEVKCNWKVFAGNYSECDHCQANHQDWVKDLELLDSELEVNDYHWILHYKHGEDVEDEMRIHEEHEAKFYYFWPNFTVNMYGTADGYGTYIIDPIDEGRFQLVADYYFRDPDLTEEEETFIRTSRQLQEEDIELVERQQRGLDSGAIAQARLGPNEHTVHRLHRLAQEAYEA; translated from the coding sequence ATGACCCGGTGGAACAACGGACGCGACGAGGTCGAACCGGTCAGCCCCGATATCACCGACGAGACGAACGCCCTGCCGGCGCGGTACTTCACCGATCCGGACGTCCACGAGATGGAGAAGGAGAACGTGTTCGGTCGATACTGGGTGTACGCGGGACACGCGAACTGTATTCCGGAGCCGGGAGACCACTTCACCCGGACCATCGGCGATCGGGAGATCATCGTCGTTCGGACTCACGACGGCGACATCGAGGCGTTCTACAACGTCTGCGCGCATCGCGGGTCGGCGATGGTCGAGGAGACACCGATGACCGACCCGGGCAACGCGAGCCGAATCCAGTGTCCGTACCACCTCTGGACGTACGATCTCGAGGGGGAACTCGCGAGCACGCCGAAGAGTTTCGAGGACGCGCGACTGAACCCCGACCTCGCGGACGAGGACGTCTCCCCGGTCGACCCCGACGAGAACGCTCTCATGTCGGTCCACACCGATCGTATCGGCCCGTTCGTCTTCGTCAACTTCGACGAGGAGCCGATGAGCCTCGCGGAGCAGGCCGGCACGATGAAGACCGAACTCGAGTCGCTTCCGCTCGAGGAGTACCACCTCGCCCGGCGTATCGTCTCGGAGGTAAAGTGTAACTGGAAGGTCTTCGCCGGCAACTACTCCGAGTGCGACCACTGCCAGGCCAACCACCAGGACTGGGTCAAGGACCTCGAACTCCTCGACTCCGAACTCGAGGTCAACGACTACCACTGGATCCTCCACTACAAACACGGGGAAGACGTCGAGGACGAGATGCGCATCCACGAGGAGCACGAGGCGAAGTTCTACTACTTCTGGCCGAACTTCACGGTCAACATGTACGGGACCGCCGACGGCTACGGGACCTACATCATCGACCCCATCGACGAGGGGCGCTTCCAGCTCGTCGCGGACTACTACTTCAGGGATCCCGACCTGACCGAGGAGGAGGAGACGTTCATCCGGACGAGCAGGCAGCTCCAGGAGGAGGACATCGAACTCGTCGAGCGTCAGCAGCGCGGCCTCGATTCGGGCGCGATCGCGCAGGCTCGGCTCGGTCCGAACGAACACACCGTCCACAGGCTCCACCGCCTCGCACAGGAGGCCTACGAGGCCTGA
- a CDS encoding helix-turn-helix domain-containing protein, producing the protein MSLIAILDIAHPDLALTPTIRDCPDASIEVVPHSTTDPETGLFFYLVEGADDAFEDVLERDHTVADWMLVDDHGSTRVYRLQHTEDAVLISPMATELGGLLLKAETNDRGWTNRLHLPDREALAALWECCEETDISFELHRMFRQDEWTGETVPELTDEQRVALVRAHEEGYFEEPRETSLEELAERLDISPTAVGGRIRRGTGKLVETTLLEE; encoded by the coding sequence GTGAGCCTGATCGCAATTCTCGATATCGCACACCCGGATCTCGCGCTGACACCGACGATCCGTGATTGCCCGGACGCGTCCATCGAGGTCGTTCCTCACTCGACGACTGATCCGGAGACCGGCCTGTTCTTCTATCTCGTCGAGGGCGCGGACGACGCGTTCGAGGACGTGCTCGAGCGCGATCACACGGTCGCGGACTGGATGCTCGTCGACGATCACGGCTCGACGCGCGTTTATCGGCTTCAGCACACCGAGGACGCCGTACTCATCTCACCGATGGCGACCGAACTCGGCGGGCTGCTGTTGAAGGCGGAGACCAACGATCGGGGCTGGACCAATCGCCTCCACCTTCCCGATCGGGAAGCGCTCGCCGCGCTCTGGGAATGCTGTGAGGAAACGGACATCTCGTTCGAACTGCACCGGATGTTTCGGCAGGACGAGTGGACCGGCGAGACGGTTCCGGAGTTGACCGACGAACAGCGCGTCGCGCTGGTACGCGCCCACGAGGAGGGCTACTTCGAGGAGCCCCGCGAAACCTCGCTCGAGGAACTCGCCGAACGTCTCGATATCTCCCCGACGGCCGTCGGCGGACGCATCCGTCGCGGGACCGGGAAACTCGTCGAGACGACGCTTCTCGAGGAGTGA
- a CDS encoding redoxin domain-containing protein, whose amino-acid sequence MTETVLEVPLPNVGPGPDPLTLADLTAPVAPADPTTADVAAPAYEAIVLLLHRDHHAGQCRRQVRAVADRYDEFRERGCAVVSVVPEPRERVREWQDRYDLPYPICADPDAILGDAFDQPVRLGALGRRFDLVGRMPAAIVLDVRDADTDDLTVAAADRGRTIFDRPEIDALLARADRRT is encoded by the coding sequence ATGACCGAAACTGTGCTCGAGGTCCCTCTCCCGAACGTCGGTCCCGGACCGGATCCCCTGACGCTCGCGGACCTGACGGCACCGGTCGCACCGGCGGATCCGACGACCGCCGACGTGGCGGCGCCCGCCTACGAGGCTATCGTTCTGTTACTCCACCGCGACCACCACGCCGGACAGTGTCGCCGACAGGTCCGGGCCGTCGCCGACCGATACGACGAGTTCCGCGAGCGGGGCTGTGCGGTCGTCTCGGTCGTCCCGGAGCCGCGCGAGCGCGTCCGAGAGTGGCAGGACCGGTACGATCTCCCCTATCCCATCTGTGCGGACCCGGACGCGATCCTCGGGGACGCCTTCGACCAGCCCGTTCGCCTCGGAGCCCTCGGTCGCCGCTTCGACCTCGTCGGTCGCATGCCCGCTGCGATCGTCCTCGACGTACGGGACGCCGATACCGACGATCTGACGGTCGCCGCGGCCGATCGCGGCCGGACCATCTTCGATCGACCCGAAATCGATGCGTTGTTGGCCCGCGCAGACCGACGGACCTGA
- a CDS encoding GNAT family N-acetyltransferase, whose translation MFVRTATDDDALEVRRILDAAMLEPGDVERRIADGDVLVAGDRRGGSEPTGDAGGSERILGAAVLAPLEGEPGAHVGAIGVRRRHRGRGIGSTLLDRALEREGRLTARFDDGVRPFYERLGFSIEPIDERRHRGVAVSAGRR comes from the coding sequence ATGTTCGTCCGCACCGCCACCGACGACGACGCCCTCGAGGTCCGCCGGATCCTCGACGCAGCGATGCTCGAACCCGGCGACGTCGAGCGCCGAATCGCTGACGGCGACGTCCTCGTCGCGGGCGACCGACGGGGAGGCTCCGAGCCGACCGGCGACGCCGGCGGGAGCGAACGGATCCTGGGCGCGGCCGTCCTCGCACCTCTCGAGGGCGAGCCGGGAGCCCACGTCGGGGCGATCGGCGTCCGCCGTCGCCACCGGGGGCGGGGAATCGGCTCGACGCTGCTCGACCGCGCGCTCGAGCGAGAGGGGCGGCTCACGGCCCGATTCGACGACGGCGTCAGGCCGTTCTACGAGCGGCTGGGGTTTTCGATCGAACCGATCGACGAGCGGCGCCACCGCGGCGTCGCGGTGTCGGCTGGACGGCGCTGA
- a CDS encoding tryptophanase — protein MVAYKSKVVERIRLPSREQRTRALDEAGYNAFNLAADDVFVDLLTDSGTGAMSDDQWAALLRGDEAYAGSSSFDRLESAVADVMGFERVVPTHQGRGAENVLYGTLLSEGDVALNNTHFDTTRAHVANQGADPVDCPIPSAHDPDADEPFKGNFSLERARAVVDEVGAERVPLVILTITNNSAAGQPVSVENTRRVRKFADEIDATFVIDACRFAENAAFVTRREDEFADATVAEVAREQLGHADALVMSGKKDGLANVGGFVATDDEDLFERCKQRAILYEGFPTYGGMAGRDVAAMAVGLREAVEESYVEDRIDQVREFGAMLAAAGIPVYTPIGGHAVYLDAGAMLPAIPADEFPGQALVCELYREGGVRGVELGSFAFPDSDRPELVRLAVPRRTYHREHFDHVVETAEAVLERRDELSGLEIVSEPAVPELRHFSATLSPIESEAVTAADGGME, from the coding sequence ATGGTCGCCTATAAGTCGAAAGTCGTCGAGCGGATTCGCCTCCCCTCGAGAGAGCAGCGAACGCGAGCACTGGACGAGGCCGGATACAACGCGTTCAATCTCGCGGCGGACGACGTCTTCGTCGACCTCCTGACGGACAGCGGGACGGGCGCGATGAGCGACGACCAGTGGGCCGCGCTGCTTCGGGGCGACGAGGCGTACGCCGGCTCGTCGAGCTTCGACCGCCTCGAGTCCGCGGTCGCGGACGTGATGGGGTTCGAGCGCGTGGTGCCGACCCACCAGGGTCGCGGCGCGGAGAACGTCCTCTACGGCACCCTGCTCTCCGAGGGCGACGTCGCGCTCAACAACACTCATTTCGATACGACGCGAGCGCACGTCGCGAATCAGGGCGCCGATCCGGTCGACTGTCCGATTCCGAGCGCTCACGACCCGGATGCGGACGAGCCGTTCAAGGGGAACTTCTCGCTCGAGCGGGCCCGCGCGGTCGTCGACGAGGTCGGCGCGGAGCGGGTCCCGCTGGTGATCCTGACGATCACGAATAACTCGGCGGCGGGTCAACCGGTCAGCGTCGAGAACACCCGTCGCGTTCGGAAATTCGCCGACGAGATCGACGCCACCTTCGTGATCGACGCCTGTCGGTTCGCGGAGAACGCCGCCTTCGTGACCCGGCGCGAAGACGAGTTCGCGGACGCGACGGTCGCCGAGGTGGCGCGCGAGCAGCTCGGCCACGCCGATGCACTCGTCATGAGCGGGAAGAAAGACGGGCTCGCGAACGTCGGCGGCTTCGTCGCGACCGACGACGAGGACCTCTTCGAGCGGTGTAAACAGCGCGCGATTCTCTACGAGGGGTTTCCCACGTACGGCGGCATGGCCGGTCGAGACGTCGCCGCGATGGCGGTCGGCCTGCGCGAGGCCGTCGAGGAGTCGTACGTCGAGGATCGGATCGACCAGGTCCGCGAGTTCGGCGCGATGCTCGCGGCGGCCGGTATCCCGGTGTACACGCCGATCGGCGGACACGCGGTCTATCTCGACGCGGGAGCGATGCTCCCGGCGATTCCGGCCGACGAGTTTCCGGGACAGGCGCTGGTCTGCGAACTGTATCGGGAAGGCGGCGTCAGGGGCGTCGAACTCGGGAGCTTCGCGTTCCCCGACTCCGACCGGCCGGAACTGGTTCGGCTCGCGGTCCCGCGTCGGACCTACCACCGGGAACACTTCGATCACGTCGTCGAGACGGCCGAAGCCGTCCTCGAGCGGCGCGACGAGCTGTCCGGCCTCGAGATCGTCTCCGAGCCCGCGGTCCCGGAGCTGCGTCACTTTTCGGCGACGCTCAGTCCGATCGAATCAGAGGCTGTGACCGCTGCTGACGGGGGGATGGAGTGA
- a CDS encoding aspartate kinase: MRVIAKFGGTSLGSGDRINRAADSIAAAVEDGHEIAVVASAMGSTTDELLDEISFETDEADRAQIVSMGERTSVRMLKAALSARGIDAIFLEPGSDRWPVVTDEYGEVNVEETEKRAKEVAADLDETVPVITGFLAEGPDGSITTLGRGGSDTSAVMMGKYMDADEVVIVTDVEGVMTGDPHVVEGARNVGEISVDELRNLSFRGAEVVAPSALSYKDGNLDVRVVHYQHGDLLSGGTSIEGEFKNLVDLRERPLACLTVAGRAIRNQPGIFNHLSEALAESDVNIDAVASGMDTVTFYIDEEEAERAENILHREVIARDELSSVTVDSPVAVIRVTGGELPNQPGIISEIVNPLAEARIHLQDIITSATSVALFVDWDDREETLELTQDLF; this comes from the coding sequence ATGCGAGTCATAGCCAAGTTCGGCGGCACGAGTCTCGGAAGCGGGGACCGGATCAACCGCGCCGCGGACTCGATCGCCGCGGCCGTCGAGGACGGCCACGAGATCGCCGTCGTCGCCAGCGCCATGGGGTCGACCACCGACGAACTGCTCGACGAGATCTCCTTCGAGACCGACGAGGCTGACCGCGCTCAGATCGTCAGCATGGGCGAGCGGACGTCGGTCCGCATGCTCAAGGCCGCACTGTCGGCTCGCGGGATCGATGCGATCTTCCTCGAGCCCGGCAGCGATCGGTGGCCCGTCGTCACCGACGAGTACGGCGAGGTCAACGTCGAGGAGACCGAGAAACGCGCCAAGGAAGTCGCAGCGGACCTCGACGAGACGGTGCCGGTCATCACCGGCTTCCTCGCGGAGGGGCCGGACGGCTCGATCACGACGCTGGGCCGCGGCGGCAGCGACACCTCTGCGGTCATGATGGGCAAGTACATGGACGCCGACGAGGTCGTCATCGTGACCGACGTCGAGGGCGTCATGACCGGCGACCCACACGTCGTCGAAGGAGCCCGCAACGTCGGCGAGATCTCCGTCGACGAACTCCGGAACCTCTCGTTCCGTGGGGCCGAAGTCGTCGCTCCCTCCGCGCTCTCCTACAAGGACGGCAACTTAGACGTCCGCGTCGTCCACTACCAGCACGGCGATCTCCTCTCCGGCGGGACGAGCATCGAAGGCGAGTTCAAGAACCTCGTCGACCTGCGCGAGCGCCCCCTCGCGTGTCTGACCGTCGCCGGCCGCGCGATCCGCAATCAACCGGGCATCTTCAACCACCTCTCGGAGGCGCTGGCCGAGAGCGACGTCAACATCGACGCCGTCGCGAGCGGCATGGACACCGTCACGTTCTACATCGACGAGGAGGAGGCCGAACGCGCCGAGAACATCCTCCACCGGGAGGTCATCGCCCGCGACGAACTCTCGAGCGTCACCGTCGACTCGCCGGTCGCCGTCATCCGCGTGACCGGCGGCGAGCTCCCCAACCAGCCGGGCATCATTAGCGAGATCGTCAACCCGCTCGCCGAGGCTCGGATCCACCTCCAGGACATCATCACCAGCGCGACCAGCGTTGCTCTCTTCGTCGACTGGGACGACCGCGAGGAGACCCTCGAGCTAACCCAGGACCTGTTCTAG